A genomic stretch from Lathyrus oleraceus cultivar Zhongwan6 chromosome 2, CAAS_Psat_ZW6_1.0, whole genome shotgun sequence includes:
- the LOC127120466 gene encoding uncharacterized protein LOC127120466 yields the protein MDEVRATSAWVASRSSHVTVDSSGIEKVVSKIESIPKVEWDFEGIHYFDNGPLTVQYLFVLDALNFCFWPDKDLNYDDLASGLKAALQNDKSAFDADRLQKYTGPQLRELLNWPRPLPLEDERVRLLHEVGIELERNFDGKASNLVEQCGKSAVNLVALVARHFPGFRDHSVYKGRQVFLYKRAQIFVADLWGAFNGQGYGEFKDISSLTIMADYIVPAVLQQLGILKFSPKLASTIEASGEICPGTEEEVELRACSIHAVEKMRELISVKSGRQVLSVELDLWLWASGVQTESLKHHRTLSIYY from the exons ATGGATGAAGTTAGGGCTACCTCTGCTTGGGTCGCTAGCCGCTCCTCCCATGTCACCGTCGACTCTTCAG GAATTGAGAAAGTAGTGAGCAAGATTGAGTCTATTCCCAAAGTTGAATGGGATTTTGAAGGGATTCATTATTTTGATAATGGACCTCTCACTGTTCAGTACTTGTTTGTTTTGGACGCTTTGAATTTTTGCTTCTGGCCTG ATAAGGATTTGAATTATGATGATTTGGCATCTGGGCTAAAAGCAGCTCTTCAAAATGATAAGTCTGCATTTGATGCTGATCGCCTGCAAAAGTATACTG GTCCGCAACTACGCGAGCTTTTGAATTGGCCTAGACCTCTTCCTTTGGAAGATGAACGTGTTAGATTACTTCACGAG GTTGGGATTGAGCTGGAAAGGAATTTTGACGGAAAAGCTTCTAATCTTGTAGAGCAGTGTGGAAAATCAGCCGTGAATCTTGTTGCCCTTGTTGCACGTCATTTTCCTG GCTTCAGAGACCACTCAGTGTACAAAGGTCGACAAGTATTTTTATATAAAAGAGCTCAGATATTTGTAGCAGATTTATGGGGTGCATTTAATGGCCAAGGATACGGTGAGTTTAAAGACATCAGCTCTCTGACTATAATGGCGGACTATATTGTCCCAGCCGTGCTTCAGCAGCTTGGTATTTTAAAGTTCAGCCCAAAACTTGCGAGTACTATTGAAGCCAGTGGTGAAATATGTCCGGGGACTGAGGAGGAAGTTGAACTACGAGCTTGCTCTATACATGCCGTGGAGAAAATGAGGGAGCTGATAAGTGTAAAATCAGGAAGACAG GTGCTCAGTGTAGAGCTGGATCTTTGGCTCTGGGCTTCTGGAGTTCAGACTGAATCTCTGAAGCACCACAGAACACTTTCAATATATTATTGA